One genomic segment of Vicinamibacterales bacterium includes these proteins:
- a CDS encoding ribose-phosphate pyrophosphokinase, with product MSRGQLKLFSGSAHPALTAEIAEFLGVPIGHARLQRFPDTECSFQIDENIRGTDVFVVQPTCADVDRSIMELCVMIDAFRRSSASRITAVIPYYGYARQDRKDKPRVPISAKLMANLITAAGANRVLTMDLHKAQIQGFFDIPVDHLFAAPVIIQYLGTLDSPNLTIVSPDAGGAERARAYAKRLDAELAIIDKRRSEDGTAEVMNVIGDVAGRTCIIQDDIIDTAGTIVKAANALKANGAERVFACAVHGVLSGPAIERLEAAPIDQVIITNTIPLSTERAKCCRKIRQLSVARLLGQAIRSIHEETSVSSLFV from the coding sequence ATGAGTCGCGGACAGCTGAAGCTGTTTTCCGGCAGCGCGCATCCGGCACTGACCGCCGAAATCGCCGAGTTCCTCGGCGTGCCCATCGGCCATGCGCGGCTGCAGAGATTTCCCGACACGGAGTGCTCGTTTCAGATCGACGAGAACATCCGTGGCACCGACGTGTTCGTGGTGCAGCCGACCTGCGCGGACGTCGATCGAAGCATCATGGAGCTCTGCGTGATGATCGACGCGTTCCGCCGATCGTCGGCGTCGCGCATCACCGCGGTGATTCCGTATTACGGATACGCGCGGCAGGACCGCAAGGACAAGCCGCGGGTGCCGATCTCGGCGAAGCTGATGGCCAACCTGATCACCGCCGCCGGGGCGAATCGGGTGCTGACCATGGATCTGCACAAGGCGCAGATTCAGGGGTTCTTTGACATCCCGGTGGATCACCTGTTCGCCGCGCCGGTGATCATCCAGTACCTCGGCACGCTCGACAGTCCGAACCTGACCATCGTGTCGCCGGACGCCGGCGGCGCCGAGCGCGCCCGGGCCTACGCCAAGCGGCTCGACGCGGAACTGGCGATCATCGACAAGCGGCGCAGCGAGGACGGCACGGCGGAGGTGATGAACGTGATCGGCGACGTCGCCGGGCGCACGTGCATCATCCAGGACGACATCATCGACACGGCGGGGACGATCGTAAAGGCCGCCAACGCGCTCAAGGCCAACGGGGCCGAGCGCGTCTTCGCCTGCGCGGTGCACGGCGTGCTGTCGGGTCCGGCGATCGAGCGGCTCGAAGCCGCGCCGATCGATCAGGTGATCATCACCAACACCATCCCGCTGTCGACCGAGCGGGCGAAGTGCTGCCGCAAGATCAGGCAGCTCTCGGTCGCGCGTCTGCTCGGGCAGGCCATTCGGAGCATTCACGAAGAGACGTCGGTGTCGTCGCTGTTCGTCTGA
- a CDS encoding 50S ribosomal protein L25 has protein sequence MEATLQAEKRDGRGKNEARRLRASGKIPAIVYGTEKNTATEIAVDPKVLLRILHSESGVNTLIGLEGAGLSAARKVLVKEYQLDPIDHRLLHADFYAVAMDKMLTVTVPVVLKGEPRGVKQQGGIVDFVNREIEVECLPADIPEHIDIDISELMLHQGIRVRDLQQDGKWKPVSDPDTMIVHVVTVKVEEAPAAEAAVVAAVPGAAAAEPEVIKKGKKEEDEGEKKDKK, from the coding sequence ATGGAAGCCACACTGCAAGCAGAGAAGAGAGACGGCCGCGGCAAGAACGAAGCGCGCCGTCTGCGCGCCTCGGGCAAGATCCCCGCGATCGTCTACGGCACGGAGAAGAACACCGCGACCGAGATCGCGGTCGATCCCAAGGTGCTGCTCCGCATCCTGCACTCGGAATCCGGCGTCAACACGCTGATCGGCCTCGAGGGCGCGGGCCTGTCCGCCGCGCGCAAGGTGCTCGTCAAGGAGTACCAGCTCGACCCGATCGATCACCGGCTGCTGCATGCCGACTTCTACGCCGTGGCGATGGACAAGATGCTCACCGTCACCGTGCCGGTGGTGCTCAAGGGAGAGCCGCGCGGCGTCAAGCAGCAGGGGGGCATCGTCGACTTCGTCAACCGCGAGATCGAAGTCGAGTGTCTCCCGGCCGACATTCCCGAGCACATCGACATCGACATCAGCGAGCTGATGCTGCACCAGGGCATTCGCGTCCGCGACCTTCAGCAGGACGGCAAGTGGAAGCCGGTCAGCGATCCCGACACGATGATCGTCCACGTCGTCACCGTGAAGGTCGAGGAAGCCCCGGCGGCCGAAGCGGCTGTCGTGGCGGCGGTGCCTGGCGCGGCGGCGGCCGAGCCCGAGGTCATCAAGAAGGGCAAGAAGGAAGAGGACGAGGGCGAGAAGAAAGACAAGAAGTAA
- the rpsF gene encoding 30S ribosomal protein S6: MSQNRQYELVYIVSPDASEQAIADLHTQVEQIVQRFNGTLDKTENWGRRKLAYEIGHAREGTYVIETITGSGELMKELDRRLRVTDTIIRHLTVRIDQDLRVAERLRSERKETQARRRTARGLPPEPLPSERRGDRDDDDTGDIALEGMEGTR, translated from the coding sequence ATGAGTCAGAACCGACAGTACGAGCTCGTCTACATCGTGTCGCCCGACGCGAGCGAGCAGGCGATCGCCGATCTGCACACGCAGGTCGAGCAGATCGTGCAGCGATTCAACGGCACCCTCGACAAGACGGAGAACTGGGGCCGCCGCAAGCTGGCCTACGAGATCGGCCACGCCCGCGAGGGCACCTATGTCATCGAGACGATCACCGGCTCCGGCGAGCTGATGAAAGAGCTCGATCGCCGGCTGCGCGTCACCGACACGATCATCCGCCACCTCACCGTGCGCATCGATCAGGATCTGCGGGTCGCCGAGCGGCTGCGCAGCGAGCGCAAGGAGACGCAGGCGCGCCGGCGCACCGCCCGCGGGCTGCCGCCCGAGCCGCTGCCCAGCGAACGGCGCGGCGATCGTGACGACGACGACACCGGGGACATTGCGCTGGAAGGCATGGAGGGGACGCGATGA
- the rplI gene encoding 50S ribosomal protein L9 produces MEVILREHVDNLGRRGDVVKVTPGYARNYLLPRKLALAVTENNKRQIEREKKLAEARDAEERAAADAIAARVAALDIEIARRVGENDTLYGSVTSADIAQALQAKGFDIDKRKIALPEPLKALGETSVPVKVHRDVTAQVKVRVVADTK; encoded by the coding sequence ATGGAAGTGATACTGAGAGAGCACGTCGACAACCTCGGGCGCCGCGGCGACGTCGTCAAGGTCACGCCGGGCTACGCGCGCAACTACCTGCTGCCGCGCAAGCTGGCGCTGGCCGTGACCGAGAACAACAAGCGGCAGATCGAGCGCGAGAAGAAGCTCGCCGAGGCGCGCGACGCGGAGGAGCGCGCCGCCGCCGACGCGATTGCCGCGCGCGTCGCGGCGCTGGACATCGAGATCGCCCGCCGGGTGGGGGAGAACGACACCCTCTACGGTTCGGTGACCTCGGCCGACATCGCGCAGGCGCTCCAGGCGAAGGGATTCGACATCGACAAGCGCAAGATCGCGCTGCCGGAGCCGCTCAAGGCGCTCGGCGAGACCAGCGTGCCGGTGAAGGTCCATCGCGACGTCACCGCGCAGGTGAAGGTGCGCGTCGTCGCCGACACGAAGTAG
- the pth gene encoding aminoacyl-tRNA hydrolase, with amino-acid sequence MKLIAGLGNPGREYARTRHNVGFDAVDLLADRHGAPWAAAPRGIEAMVAPWRMGGAIFAKPLTFMNLSGGAIVPLLQFYKIDPADLLVIVDEVQLETGRLRIRPSGSAGGHNGLKSIIGSLGSEAFPRLRIGVGRGDQRRDLADHVLARFDADERATIAEAIERAADAAEIFVSDGPAEAMNRFNRKPDTGSGPQEAEDN; translated from the coding sequence GTGAAGCTGATCGCTGGGCTGGGCAATCCGGGGCGCGAATACGCGAGGACGCGGCATAACGTCGGCTTCGACGCGGTGGACCTGCTGGCCGACCGCCACGGGGCCCCGTGGGCGGCGGCGCCGCGCGGCATCGAGGCGATGGTGGCCCCATGGAGGATGGGCGGCGCCATTTTCGCGAAGCCGCTGACCTTCATGAATCTGAGCGGCGGCGCGATCGTCCCGCTGCTGCAGTTCTACAAGATCGATCCCGCCGATCTGCTCGTCATCGTCGACGAGGTGCAGCTCGAGACGGGGCGGTTGCGGATAAGGCCGTCCGGTTCGGCGGGCGGCCACAACGGGCTGAAGTCGATCATCGGATCGCTCGGCTCCGAGGCGTTCCCCAGGCTGCGGATCGGCGTGGGGCGCGGCGATCAGCGGCGCGACCTCGCCGACCACGTGCTCGCGAGGTTCGATGCCGATGAACGCGCCACGATCGCGGAGGCGATCGAACGGGCGGCCGACGCCGCAGAAATCTTCGTCTCGGACGGCCCGGCCGAGGCGATGAACCGGTTCAACCGGAAACCGGACACCGGAAGCGGGCCACAGGAAGCGGAAGACAACTAA